The window TTTAGGAAGAAACTCCTCAAAGTTCATCTTTCTTCCTTCACTACAACAAACTTGCAGTGATCATAACCCGATGTGCTGCACTGAATTTCTCCACAGTTCCATTTTTCTCCGTAAACAGATTCAAAAGTGCCTGCAAAACCGCCCTGAAGAGGTATACACATAGGCTTCTTGCTATCTTGGCTTACCGCAAAAACGCTTCCCTTCACACTTATGGTTATTTCGTCCCCCTTCACCTCCCACTCTATAACTTCGGATACAGTGCCTGATTCTATGAGAAAAACCTCAAGGAGTTTTTTAAAGTCATCAAGTGGGATGTTCCTTAATCCGGCTATATCCTTTAACACATTTCCGGCCATAAGTCCTGCGCTTTTACCTGCCATATAAAGTAACCCGCCAAGACCCACTCCGGTAAACTTGAAAAGATTTTTGTAGAATTCCTGTACTGGTTCCTTTAGTACGACGAAGCCCCTTTCCCTCAGTGCAACCCTTGTCCTATAAAGTAGATCAAGTTCGTCCATATCCATGTTATACTCCTTTATAAAAAACTCCCCCAGAAGGGGGAGAAGGGTGCATCATCACACATGGGTGTGATATCCCTTGTAAAAGGCATAGGGATGCCAGTCGTCGGGAACTTCAACTGGAGTCTTTTTAAAGTTGTGTGGACCCACAG of the Hydrogenobacter sp. genome contains:
- a CDS encoding V4R domain-containing protein; amino-acid sequence: MDMDELDLLYRTRVALRERGFVVLKEPVQEFYKNLFKFTGVGLGGLLYMAGKSAGLMAGNVLKDIAGLRNIPLDDFKKLLEVFLIESGTVSEVIEWEVKGDEITISVKGSVFAVSQDSKKPMCIPLQGGFAGTFESVYGEKWNCGEIQCSTSGYDHCKFVVVKEER